In Cyclopterus lumpus isolate fCycLum1 chromosome 13, fCycLum1.pri, whole genome shotgun sequence, the genomic window accttagtgctgataaaggactcatctccgtactggtattattagaccttagtgctgcgttcgacaccattgatcatgacatcctattacagagactggatcagtcgattggcatttcaggtaccgcactaagttggtttaaatcctatttatcagatcgatctcaagttgtatttgtaaacgatgaagcctcaatgaccaccaacgttaatcacagagttccacaaggttctgtgcttggaccaattggACTTTGTACCAGACTTCCTCCTTCTCGGGGTAAGACGACCATTCTCACCATAGTCGATGTGCCCCTACCTAAACTCCTTACAGCCGCTGAAACTGCCGACCTCCTGGTTAACAACGTGGTCCGGCTCCATGGAATCCAAATCAACATTGTCTCCGACCGTGCACCACAGTTTACGTCACAGTTATGGAAGGCTTTCTGTCGAGCTATTCGGGCGTCTGTCAGTATCTCGTCAGGATATCATCCACCTCCAATCTTCGTCGGTGTAACAGGTGTGTTTGGCTCTACTATGATCTACCGAACATAACAAACGAGAACCTCCAAGAAATCTTACTCCCCGTTACATTGGGCCTTTCATGATAGACGCCATCATTAACCCTTCTGCCATTAGACTAAAACTACCTGCCTCCTTGAGGATTGTTCGCCTGTTGGGCGTCTTGTTGTATGTGCAGCTTTACATtcagaatataaataaatgtctttgtgatgatcacattgcgtcatgtttttacttgttcaactgtaagtggatttgatttagttattgaatacaaatcaaaccaagaggGAGATCAGTTAGTTAAACCAATACAGTGTTACTATTGGAATGGGCCCCGGACCACTCTATACTTGAAAAGTTAGGCCCCGAGGTAAAAAAGGTTAAGAACTACTCATCTAgacctccatcattgagtccatcctctgctcctatGTTTGCCTCCAGGACTCTGAAGCGGGCAAGAAAGATTCTAGCCGACCGCTTTCACCCTGCACACAAACTGTCCATCAGGAGCAAGACCTCATGGctcatcaggaccaagacctcacggctcatcaggaccaagacctcacggctcatcaggaccaagacctcacggcTCATCAGGACCAAGATCTCACGGctcatcaggaccaagacctcacggcTCATCAGGACCAAGATCTCACGGctcatcaggaccaagacctcacggctcatcaggaccaagacctcatggctcatcaggaccaagacctcacggctcatcaggaccaagacctcacagCTCATCAGGACCAAGATCTCAGGCCACAAGAACAGTTTCTTTACAGCTGCACTCGGGTTTATCAACAAAGACCAAGTCCCCCACTTTGACTCAGGACTATTACTTACAGTTACACACCTTTAGACACCTTTTCTCTTTTAATATACACTTGACATTTTAACAATATACTTTTAACATActcttatttctttgtttatcatatttgattttaaaagttcatatatttaaattagGTCTTGTACTATCGCACTATATTTATTGACTGTTGTCAGCAGCGAGCAGAACTGCTGACTGAGGATATTTTCAGATGGTGGAAGGGACACTTTGGAGGTCCTTCTGAACCCATCTGACTCGTCCTCCAGGAGGGAGAGCTGGGTGACTGGGAAAGTCTTGTCAATATCTCTGGTGTTAGTCAAAAAGCTCCACAGTAGCAACGGGTGGATGAGATTGAACATGAAATAATGAAGGCTCTGGACAATAGTGAGCATCTGGGTGACACCCTTTGTCAGTGTCACATGGAGGTCAGGGACAGCAGCTGTGGACTGGCAGAGCTAATGGGGGTTCTCATTTTGGCCTATCCATTCATGGGTTGTGTCGCTCCCAGTATTGCAATAGGAAACTATACTGAAGCTGTTACTACATGTGTCATTATTCTTCTTCTGTTACACCAAACATCAGAAATTAAGATTTTTAAATGAAGCTCATACTGCACTAtatccaaaacaaacaatacgAAGTGATTCAGAACTTGACACTTCAGAACTTGACACCATCATCAatgatcctcctcaaattgtcATGTCCACTGTCATGTTAAGTTAGTcagtcttgtgtccatgttgtctcgtgatttcctgtttttattttgaaagtcaactttcctcttgtttcaggcaacttgttccttcccctgtgtgtttcccctctggtctgattatctgcctcgctcctgattgtttccacctgtgccctcaccatgtgtatatattgcctgcgtctccctttgttcTGGGCCAGTTCggcttgtcttttgtgccagagaaccagccattttcatAGAATTCACCAGGTcacgattttatgttactttattcatgtagattttctgtttgtttgtttccagttaattaaaactgagatttttgttactttgctttgagtcgtgcatttgggttctagtctttgttcggtcatgacacAAATTTAAGAAACATCAATAACTTttgcaccgcttcactttatatacactgtatacactttgctttctaattttattttctttatttaaattcttaacagtaatatgccctgctattttatttcattgtattgtatatattgtaaacatgcttgctgctgctacaaataAATTTCCCCTACATGAATAAACTATCTAATCTAATCAACAGTCTACCTGGCTCTGCTTGCACATCTCAACTTTTAAGACtaaagttcaattcaattcagttcattttgtagagcccaaaatcacattacaaactcccctcagagggctttacaatctgtacacatacaacatccctgacctttgacctcacatcggatcaggaacaactcccaaataaCAGAAAGCCCTTTGAGGgtaagaaagggaagaaaccttcatcctgtctgtttatttaacATCATAAAGACATCAAATATACTATCAACTTTTGCACCACATTGTAATTCAATTGTATGAACAGCTTAATATCACAAAGACCAAATTTATTTGAATTTAACACCAGCTACATAAAAAGGAAGTTGCTGTGTTAAATACGTTATATTTACTGATTGTCTCTGTCAATATAAGTAAAGGTGTGTATTGCTGTGTAAACATTTAGGTGAAACAATTTGTCTCTGGATTCATGAATAAAAGGAATCATTTGgatgaagaaaacatttaaataaccaTTATGAACAATGCCAATATTTTTCCAATCAGTTGAATGATTTTAATCTGCACGTTTCAAAAGAGGACATAATGTATGATTTAATGTCTACATCGTATCTTTGCGACAGGTGAACATTTTATAACAAAGGATACGTTTACATGTATTCCTTATTTTAGACATTTGCAATCCAAACATGATGGGATTCAAAAGTGGCTGAATGATGAGAAAATACAGTGAGAGGATGATTCGCAGCAGTCTGGGTACATTGGTCATATCAAATCTACTCTGAATGATTTCAAAGAAGCAGCCAAAGGAGAAGTTGAGCAGGGAAGCGAGGTGAGGTGTGCAGGTACTGACTGCTCTCTGTCTGGTCTGTTTAGAACCACAGAAACAAATCTTAAGGATCCTCATGTACGAGAAAAGGATTGGAAGCAGAGGAACTAAAATGGTGAGAATAATACCAAAAAGTCCATAAATGTTATTCACTTGAGTGTCAGAACAGGCCAACTTAACAACAAGGTAGTTACTGCAAATTAGACTGTTTATGATGtttccacaaaatgtcaaacggaTGTTTAAGGATAAAGTAATTAAGAAttttacaaaagaataaaaccatATTACTGCAATAAAGACAACCGCTTTGTTAAAAGTCATAAGTGTGTTATATTGTAGAGGATAACAGATAGCAAGAAATCTGTCATAAGACATCACGGCTAAATTTAACAATTCTACACCTCCATAAGTGTACAAACAGAAGATCTGCAGGAAACAAAGTGGAGCAGAAACATTGTGAATGTCAGAGAGGATCTGAACCAGAAGGAATGGAAACAACCCTGAACTACCATACAGTTCATTTACAAACaggctgcagagaaaaaggTACATAGGTTCATGTAAGCTTCTGTTCATACAGATCACCACTATAAGAGATATGTTGACAATAACTATAACAATGTATAACATTGCAGTTAACATAAAATACAAGTACTTCAAATTTCCAACGTGCTCATAAGCTCCAAGAATGAAGTAAGATAAAGTTGAATTTACCTTCATTCTAGTTTTAGATGACAGAACTAATGGTAACAAGTTTCACTTCTCAATTATCAAACTGCAtcatttgatttaatcaaaATCAGTGTTCTAAATAACACTGTATTCATAGCTGAAAACACAGTGTCACGGTTTTAGTTGATAATGGTCAAGCAAAGACCAAAGAAGAACTCATAAGCAGCAATACTTACAATTTACTTCCCAGCCTCAattaatacacaaatacatttaaaatagacTTCTTAATTGACACAAAAGCATTCATtctacacaaataaatgtttgaaaccGGCAGATTAGCGGACTGCCAATGCTGCTTGGATATCTGCTGTTTATACCTCTGCATGGGAAGGAAGGGCTTATCAACACCAGTCCCACCTCAGGTGTTCAGAGGACTTGTTGTACCGCCCAGTCCTGTGAGAAGGGGTGAGGTGATGGAGTTCttggaatgttctcctcctaTACAGTTCAGCACCAATCCAAGGTCAGGATGACGCAAACCTGTCACGAAATCTTTGTATTAAAAGGCCGAACTTCGCTTGGGAGGGAGAGTGCTTCTCCTGCCAACTTGTTTGTTGGCAGAGCGACTCCCTGGTGATTGCAATTGCAGCGCTTGTACTTGTAACCAGAATAATGATTCATCTTGATTTTGGAAGTTGTTTGACAGTTATTAGATACACCATTCTACCTGATCACACGTAAAGTAAAAGCACATATTTCCACTGGGTTTttaagagggaaagagaataaGTGTCCACTGGTAGGGATTTaggtaaaagaataaagagtttaatttgAGTCTGAGACCATACTCTCTCCCTCCCGTGTGGTGGTTGCGGTCACATGGGTAGTTGAGTCTCTCGTCCGAGAGGCCCAGTGCTCTCATCCGGACCCAGACAACGGTCCCCTAAACCGTCTGTTTGTGCCTGACACTGTCCGATCACAAGTCTTACAATGGGGGCATTCCTCCCGGTTGGCCTGCCACCCTGGGTTCCACCTGACCCTCGCTTTCATAAGACAGCGGTTCTGGTGGCCATCCATGTACCAAGACACCTGGGTCTTCGTTTCAGCCTGCTCAGTCTGTGCCCGCAACAAGGCTTCCCACCAACCTCCGGCAGGCCATTTGTGCCCTTTGACTATTCCCCACCGCCCCTGGCATTGCGTTGCATCACGGCTCGCCACCCTTCCTTCTGGTCCACACACTTGCCGTGGGTTGAGTATGCCCATAACTCCCTGATCAGCTCCGCCACAGGCATGTCCCCCTTCCATGGCCTCCTTGGGATACCAAACGCCTCTGTTTCAAagaccaggaagaggaagtggcgGTGCCCTCTGTTCAAGCAGGTCTTCGTAGGTGCCGGCGGATTTGGAAGGATATCCGGTCTGCGCTCCTCCATTCAGTCGCTCGCACCAGGCACTTGGCGCCGAATCCCTGTACCCGCCTATCGCCCTGATCAGAAAGTGTGGCTCTCTTCACGGGACTTGCCCCTTCAAATCGAGTCCCACAAACTGGGACCCCGCTTCATTGGACCCTATGAGGTGGATAAGATCATCAATCCCTCTGCGGTCCGGCTCAAACTCCCGTCCGCATTAAAGGTGGACCCAACCTTCCATGTCTCCCTACTCAAACCGGTGTCCTCCAGTCCACTGTCCCCTCCTGCTCCtgattattgcaccatttccaGTGGTACTTCGACTCTCGGCCTTACTAAAACgtactttacattttgtttgtgatttcctgctaacccctgttcccttTGCACAGGAATCCTGTACCTGCATTTCCGCCCAGCCACCGCCGCTCATGCCTCCTCACCACTCCATCTACGCTCTTCCCTACCATCTCATCAGTTCTGTCCAATAAACtgtttacctccacccaaccttgcctccccgtgtctgcgcttgggtccggcAAAACCGAACCCTCACAGATATGTTATTGTTACTGGACAACTCTGGCTAATCCTGTGATTTTGGTAAACCTGTATGCCCCTAACTGCGATGACTGCAATACCTAAGCTTGACAATGGATTGCATATAATTGGAGGTGATTTTAATCTCGTGCTTGATGTCACCTTGGGTAGGTCATCCCAGAAGCCTCAGAACCTTCCAAGTCGGCTGGAGTTGTGAACGATTTCATGCATAAGTGTGGCCTCTCAGATATTTGGAGGTTTAAGTTTCCCAACACCAGAGCTTACTCTTTTTCCTCAAATATTCATCATAACGAAACCTGCATGGACTATTTCTTACTCGATAATAGACTGCTGCCTAAGGTTAAGTCCTGCTTGTATAATAGGCTCACAGTGCCATTCTATTTGATTTAGACCTCCCAAAATTTGGAGATAAATCTAGTAGAATACTGGCTATTGAAGCCCGCCAATTGGCTACATCCCGCAATATCACAATGATTCAAACAGACACAGGGGAAATGTTGATAGATcataatgacataaataaagCCATTTTACAATTCTATTTTAACATTTACACCTCAGAACTTAGAAACAACCTCGGCCCCTTATGTTTCTTCTTGGATAATTTGACTATCCCTACCGTATCAGAGGAACAAAACATCAACTTAGGTGCTGAAATTATCATGGCCATAAAATCTATGCAGAGCAACAAGTCACCAGGCCCGGACGGGTTTACAACGGAATTCTATAAAAAGTTCTCCTATCAGCTATCAGCTGGCACCAACTCTTAAGAAGTTCTCCCTATAACAATGAGGCAGGCCTCGATATCACTACTGGCTAAGAAGGATAAAGACCCGGTATTCTACTCATCTTATTGCCCCATATCCCTACGTAATGTagattttaaccttttaaaaaccatgggccccaattgggggccgatttacacattatagttagactgtgtgaaacattacaataaacacgagtaaatatattgatgttatacatcaaattaaacaagacaacttgggctacaagaatcagtaagccatttccacacaactcaaactgaaagaatgattaaaatatcacagtcatcattttgtcaggagtcagcccactcagcacgtttttagaactagcaacccgtagctcggtgcgatcagaaaaagccagatagcaagaGCAAGatgatttaacacagattctaaacatatttagaaaaatccttctgcaccaaagcatcaccgagatgtgagccaaagaacacagcaacatgaatcgcgttagtcacaaatgttgcttatctttggctttaaaaaaaagaaagaaaaaaaaaaaaatgttcttcttcaaatcaacaaagactgctgtatttgatgtattgaacaccataagtaatatacaagtgaaatatatggttttgtatatgagaaaattcaaattgcacagatggtgcccaaatgcccatttcgcctaattaatctgtactaaaagctctctaactttgttctgctttactttttcaaaatcaaactttgcagagagtctggtcccatagtgtgctatgacctctgtggtgtttgacctttgctctgcatcctacCAAGAGATAATTAttctgaaagtgctttttctttctaggcaaacctgaaaattcaacttttgctgtctttcatctttatttactcttaaccagtaacaaatatactaatatttacacatctgaacaaaagcacacatgtgttgcctttattataacaccaacgttattcaaatagcctttgtggttgctgagatacaccttttttagtttaggtatttcaagcagaaacctaaaaaatcggtgggttttcaaaaggttaaagtgCTGTCTAAGGTCCTAGCTAAACTCCTGGAGAGTGTGATCCCAGATCTTGTCTCCCCTGATCAAACAGGATTTATCCAAGGCCGACACTCCCACTAAAATTTACGAAAACTATTCAATGTTGTCCATTCGGCCCCTTTAACGTGCCCAGAGGTAGTGGTTTCTCTTGATGCAGAGAAGGCCTTTGACCAGGTCGAGGGGAAATACTTATTTACTGTCCTTCTAAAATATGTCTTCTCACTGCCTGGATTAGATTACTTTATTCTTCTCCCCTAGCAGCTGTAATCTCTAACAGTACTCAATCTGACTACTTCCCCCTTGGACGGGGAACAGGACAAGGGtgtcctttctcctctcttgtttgctCTGGCCATTGAGCCCCAAGCAGTCTCTGTAAGGACTTTAAGGGGATACCTCGGGGTGATTTAGAACTGAAGGTTTCTCTTTACGCTGATGATTTGCTGCTGTATGTCTCCGACCCATCTCTATCTCTTCCCTATATTCTAGATATCCTGAATTATATTGGGAAAATATCAGGATGTAAGCTAACTTTTCCCTCTAAACTCTGAAGCAGAGGGACtcgcttccagccttttccccTTTAAGGTGGCCCGGGATGGCATCAAGTACTTAACAGGATATGACTCGCTGGGCCTTGTTACCATTAGTGGGTCATGTTAACCTAGTTAAAATGATAGTATTAGCCAAATTATtatagcacttttaaaaaagaatcttGATAAAAATATGACAAAGACCAAAGCGCGCAGGAGGCATAGCTTAACCCAATTTTCTCTTTTACTATTGGGCATGCAATATCCAGAAGCTACTTCACTGGTTTGAAGACAGGCCAATTGTAGGAAAGGTGGACTGGGTACAAATAGAATTCCCTTCCTGCCGGCACCACCTCGGCTCAGTGGGCTGTGCAGCCCTGCCTATTCTTAGCAATAACTTGAGTACAAACATAATAGTAAATCACAAATAAGAATATGGGCTCAGTTTAGGAGACATTGGAGGCCATATGAGGCCTTTCTGATCCTGTCGGTCTTGGAACAGCTCCAGAGAAAAGatctcatctgctgctgaactTAGATTCACAACAACTGAGGGGCAATCAGGGACACGGTCTACACCAACAGACCCAAAGCATCATCAAGAACCACACagaatatgttgtgttcatgcaAAACCGTTCCTATGAGTTAGTCACTGGGCTCATGACTTGGGTtatcaatataacaatataagaAATACAATCAAACAATCAACACTTCCTACTGAGTTCACTTTGAGATCATGTTTCATTTTCTATGTTGAAAAAATTCATTTCTGGAATAATTTCAGTTCATCAAATCCAATAGAAATTAGCGACAAGttgtaacactttgaaacaaGATGCACATTTAATGACACTTTATTATTTCGTCTACATCGTATCTTTGCGACAGGTGAACATTTTATAACAAAGGATACGTTTACATGTATTCCTTATTTTAGACATTTGCAATCCAAACATGATGGGATTCAAAAGTGGCTGAATGATGAGAAAATACAGTGAGAGGATGATTCGCAGCAGTCTGGGTACATTGGTCATATCAAATCTACTCTGAATGATTTCAAAGAAGCAGCCAAAGGAGAAGTTGAGCAGGGAAGCGAGGTGAGGTGTGCAGGTACTGACTGCTCTCTGTCTGGTCTGTTTAGAACCACAGAAACAAATCTTAAGGATCCTCATGTACGAGAAAAGGATTGGAAGCAGAGGAACTAAAATGGTGAGAACAGTACCAAAAAGTCCATAAATGTTATTCACTTGAATGTCAGAACAGGCCAACTTAACAACAAGGTAGTTACTGCAAATTAGACTGTTTATGATGtttccacaaaatgtcaaacggaTGTTTAAGGATAAAGTAATAAAGACttttacaaaagaataaaaccatATTACTGCAATAAAGATAACCGCTTTGTTAAAAGTCATAAGTGTGTTATATTGTAGAGGATAACAGATAGCAAGAAATCTGTCATAAGACATCACGGCTAAATTACAATTCTCTATATTTACATAAGTGTACAAACAGAAGATCTGCAGGAAACAAAGTGGAGcagaaacagtgtgaatgtcAGAGAGGATCTGAACCAGAAGGAATGGAAACAACCCTGAACTACCATACAGTTCATTTACAAACaggctgcagagaaaaaggTACATAGGTTCATGTAAGCTTCTGTTCATACAGATCACCACTATAAGAGATATGTTGACAATAACTATAACAATGTATAACATTGCAGTTAACATAAAATACAAGTACTTCAAATTTCCAACGTGCTCATAAGCTCCAAGAATGAAGTAAGATAAAGTTGAATTTACCTTCATTCTAGTTTTAGATGACAGAACTAATGGTAACAAGTTTCACTTCTCAATTATTAAACTGCAtcatttgatttaatcaaaATCAGTGTTCTAAATAACACTATATTCATAGCTGAAAACACAGTGTCACGGTTTTAGTTGATAATGGTCAAGCAAAGACCAAAGAAGAACTCATAAGCAGCAATACTTACAATTTACTTCCCAGCCTCAattaatacacaaatacatttaaaatagacTTCTTAATTGACACAAAAGCATTCATtctacacaaataaatgtttgaaaccGGCAGATTAGCGGACTGCCAATGCTGCTTGGATATCTGCTGTTTATACCTCTGCATGGGAAGGAAGGGCTTATCAACACCAGTCCCACCTCAGGTGTTCAGAGGACTTGTTGTACCGCCCAGTCCTGTGAGAAGGGGTGAGGTGATGGAGTTCttggaatgttctcctcctaTACAGTTCAGCACCAATCCAAGGTCAGGATGACGCAAACCTGTCACGAAATCTTTGTATTAAAAGGCCGAACTTCGCTTGGGAGGGAGAGTGCTTCTCCTGCCAACCTGTTTGTTGGCAGAGCGACTCCCTGGTGATTGCAATTGCAGCGC contains:
- the LOC117741847 gene encoding olfactory receptor 11A1-like, with amino-acid sequence MKVNSTLSYFILGAYEHVGNLKYLYFMLTAMLYIVIVIVNISLIVVICMNRSLHEPMYLFLCSLFVNELYGSSGLFPFLLVQILSDIHNVSAPLCFLQIFCLYTYGGVELLNLAVMSYDRFLAICYPLQYNTLMTFNKAVVFIAVIWFYSFVKFLITLSLNIRLTFCGNIINSLICSNYLVVKLACSDTQVNNIYGLFGIILTILVPLLPILFSYMRILKICFCGSKQTRQRAVSTCTPHLASLLNFSFGCFFEIIQSRFDMTNVPRLLRIILSLYFLIIQPLLNPIMFGLQMSKIRNTCKRILCYKMFTCRKDTM
- the LOC117741849 gene encoding olfactory receptor 11A1-like; its protein translation is MKVNSTLSYFILGAYEHVGNLKYLYFMLTAMLYIVIVIVNISLIVVICMNRSLHEPMYLFLCSLFVNELYGSSGLFPFLLVQILSDIHTVSAPLCFLQIFCLYTYVNIENCNLAVMSYDRFLAICYPLQYNTLMTFNKAVIFIAVIWFYSFVKVFITLSLNIRLTFCGNIINSLICSNYLVVKLACSDIQVNNIYGLFGTVLTILVPLLPILFSYMRILKICFCGSKQTRQRAVSTCTPHLASLLNFSFGCFFEIIQSRFDMTNVPRLLRIILSLYFLIIQPLLNPIMFGLQMSKIRNTCKRILCYKMFTCRKDTM